The DNA segment GTGAGTCGGTTATCTCCAGGGGGGTTCATGAATTTCTAGACTTTAAAGGGCCTATCATGACTGACTCGGGGGCTTATCAGCTTTTAGTCTACGGGGCGGTTGATATAACCTCTGAGGAAATAATACGATTTCAAGAGTTAATTAACGCAGATATATGCGTTTTTTTAGACACCCCTACAGGCAGCGGCGTAAACTATAAAACAGCGCGTCAAACAGTTGATGAAACATTAAGACGGGCGCGCGAATGCATAGAGATAAAAAGTAAGGAAGGCGTTTTATGGGTCGGTCCGATTCAAGGCGGGGAATTTATAGACCTAGTCGAGGAGAGCTCTAGGCGAATGGGGGAGCTTCCCTTCGACATATATGCAATCGGAAGCCCGACTAAATTCCTAGAGCAGTATAATTATTCAAAAATAGTGGAGATGATAGCCGCTGCTAAAAGAAACCTCCCCTTAAATAAACCTGTTCACCTTTTCGGCGCTGGACATCCTATGGTGTTCCCTTTAGCTATAGCTTTAGGTTGTGATATCTTCGATTCAGCTTCATACGCCCTTTACGCTGAAGGAGACCGGTATATAACATCCCATGGAACAAGGAGGTTATCAGAGCTGAGGGATGTAATTTGTACATGTCCTGTTTGTGCTAAGCATACACCTGATGAGCTTTTGCAAATGGGGAAAAACTTGAGAACGAAACTGCTAGCGGAACATAATTTGCATGCTATTTTAAACGAGGTCAATAATATTAAATGCGCGATAAGAGAGGGGAGGCTGTGGGAGTATTTAGAATTAAATTCTAGAAGCCATCCTTCACTATACGAGGCCTTTAAACTTCTAAAAAAATATCAGGCTTACTTAGAAAAAGGGACGCCCACCAGTAAAAAGCGCGCGCTATTATGGTTAAGCGATGAAACGGTTAACAGACCAGAAATAAAAAGGCATTTAGAGAGATTAATCAATACTAGAATACCTTGGCAACCTGAAGTTCTTATACTGGTAGCTGAACCTAAGAATAAACCTTTTAATAAATCGAAACTTTTCAATCAACTGTTAAACACTATAATAGAAAAAGATGTTGTTTTAAAAAACATTCAGATCGCGATATTATCAAAAATGTTTGGTTTAATACCTTTAGAGATCGAAGAATACTACCCTCTCTCACAACATTTAACGCCTACTACTATATCTGAAACGCAGCTGAATTTAATCAAAGACAATTTAATTAAGTGTATAGAGAAAAATTATTTCAAAAAAATAATTTTATTAAATGACGAAAATCAATACGGAGAGGCTTTAATTAATCTTCTACTATATATGAAGAGTGAAAATAAAATTTCAGATTTTAAAGTATTCACGCTTAATAGAAGCGATCGCTTAGCTCGAGAAGATTTACTTAAATTAAAAACTATACTAACTGAGAGTGTTAAGGAATGTTGAAAATAGATTTTCATGTTCACACATATTATTCTAAATGCGCACTAAGCGGCCCTAAGGATATTTTAAAAACAGCAGTTGCAAAAAAATTAAACGGGTTAGCGATAACAGATCACAACACCTGTAAGGGCTATTATAAGATAAGAAAAATTAAAACTAAACTAATAATTATTCCCGGTGTTGAAATTAAAACAACCGGCGGCGATATAATAGGTTTAGGTGTGACTGGCGAGTTTAACGGTGTGAAAACACCTGAGGATACCATCGACGTAATCCACGATCTTGGAGGGTTAGCGCTCATCCCGCATCCTTTTGATTATCTAAGAAGCGGGGTTGGTCTAAAAATAAGAGAATTAAAACCGGATTTAATCGAGGTATATAACTCCGGTATGTTGACGCCGTTTGGAAATAGACTAGCCCAATATTATGTTAAAAACACAAGCTATGGGATAACAGCCGGCAGTGACGCTCACATAGTAGGTGAACTAGGATCCGCTTATACACTGGTTGAAGAGGGGAGTGTAGACGACATCCTTTCATCACTAGTAAAAACTAGAAAAAAGTATGTCGGCCGTCTCTCCCCACCTCACTGGCTGCTTTTGAGAAAAATAAGAAGTAAACTTAGATGATTACTCTATTCTATCCAAGCCTAAATCAAATGAATCTACGCTGAGATCAGTTCCCGTAAATGTTGAAGAATAGTTTGAAGGCTTAGCTGAATGGTTTTTAGTTATCTCAGTTCTTTCTCTTCGTGAATTACCTAAGATCTGCGGGCTTTTAACCCCTGTTAATATTAACATAACCCTTAAAACGCCATTCATTTGTGGGTCAACTCTAGCACCCCAGATAACCATTGCGTTGGGATCCATTTTATCAGTTACAATTTTAGCCACGTAATTCGCTTCCTCTAAAGTTAGATCTTCACCGCCTACTACATGAATCAACGCCCCGGTAGCGCCCTCATAATCTACTTCCAATAGTGGAGTGTTAAGCGCGTTTTTAACAGCGATCTCAGCTCTAGATCTGCCTGCTAATTTAAATTTATTAATGTTTGGAGATCTCTGAGAGCTAAACGAAGATGATTCTGAGCCTATCTCAGCGGATGAAGCCTCCCCTAAACCGACTAGCGCTACGCCACCGTTAGTCATAATAGTTCTAACATCCGCGTAGTCAAGATTTATTAAACTAGGTAGAGTGATGGTTTCAGTGATCCCTTTAACCATATTAGCTAAAACCTCATCAGCTACGCAGAATGCTTTATCGATAGGCAGATTTGGCGCTATTTCTAGCAAACGGTTATTATCAATTACTACAACGGTATCCGCGTATTTTTGAAGCTTCTCTAAGCCTACTTTAGCTTTTTCAATACGCGCTTTCTCAACATGAAAGGGCATTGTAACAACACCCACGACTATCGCACCGCAGTCTTTAGCTATCTCAGCTATTATGGGCGCACTGCCCGTTCCTGTTCCTCCACCCATGCCAGCAGCTATGAAAACTAAATCAGAGTCTTGAAGCGCCGCTTTTATCGCATCCCTGCTTTCATCAGCAGCGGCGGCTCCAACCTCAGGGTATCCGCCAGCGCCAAGTCCTCTTGTAATCATTTCCCCGATCAGTATCTTTCTATGTGCTTTAATAAAATCTAAATGCTGTCGGTCTGTGTTAATAGCTATGCACTCTGCTCCATGAATTCCAAGAGTTAATAATCGATTGATAGTGTTATTACCTCCCCCTCCTGTGCCAACTACGACTATTCGCGCGTTACCGGCTTCTTTAACAGGTGTAGTTTTCTCTTCGTACCTAGCATGGGCTAAAGCGTCTTCTATAAGGGATCTCATATTGCCGCCTCTTTATTTTTATTATATAATAAAGCGACTTAAACCTTTAAAAACTTATTTCATTTTTAAGTCGTTCTATAATAATTTAATTAAAATAATGTGGCTATCTGCAAGAAGTAAGCTATTCATATTAATTTTCAGCAATAAACTTTGAAAAATAAATGTTTTTGAAAAAATTAAAAAAGGAGAAATAATTTAGCCAGATTTTGAATTGAATCCCGCTGTAGTTTTAAAATATGGGGCTTTAACGAGGAATCCTAGTGTGAAGACCACCCAGCCGACAAGCGAGGCCACGTCTGGAGTGAAAACAGCGAAAGGTGTTGGTAAAACTGCTTTCAGGAGTTGACTGGCTAAAATTATAAGAGCCCCCGCTATAATCAAGAGGGGGTTGATGGAGGGGAGGCGGCGTTTAAGGTATACCACGCTAAAAGTTACAACAACGAATATTATGTTAACCGCGATAAACGGGCTTGTATAAGTGATTATTAAACTGGCGGAGGGTGTAATGAACAGAATTATTAGAAAACTTATTGCATAAATTAAACCGCTTACAATTAGAAGTTTAATTTTCTCTGGCAGCCAGATTTTAAGAACGCCTGTAAACATGGTCACAGCAGTAATACAGATTAAAACGCCTCTTATTCGGAATAAGGTTATTTCTGTAATAAAAAAGGTTAGCGAATAAATTAAATTCAATAATGTTGAAAACCCTATGAATAATATTGAGACGCCGAAGAGGAACGGTAGATCTGAATAGAATCTCGTCTTTGTTTCCCTCCATTTAAAAATAAGCAGTATTGATAGAAGGAATGAGACAACCGCGGTTAAACTAAGGAAAATAATTTCCAAGTGCATTAGATTAACACACCTCTTAGATTTATTAAAACCACTATACTGTATACAAAAAATTATAAAAACACCAACAAGTCAATGTTTTAGCAACGAGATGAGTTGAAAGAATGAGACGGGTAATATACCATATGCATCATTAAAAAGGGGTTAATTACGTAGGTATCATAGTTTGTTGTAACTTTTTAAAGAGCTGAAGTTATTATTAATATTTGTGTCTACGGTCTTATACGTATATGATGTAAAGAAGGGGAAGCAGAGAGATCCCAGGCGTACTTTGTTTAATAAAGAGTTATTCGGCTATAAATATAAGTGGTTGACTAAAGAGGGGCCGAAGGAAAAGTTTAGATTGGGGT comes from the Candidatus Odinarchaeum yellowstonii genome and includes:
- a CDS encoding PHP domain-containing protein, which codes for MLKIDFHVHTYYSKCALSGPKDILKTAVAKKLNGLAITDHNTCKGYYKIRKIKTKLIIIPGVEIKTTGGDIIGLGVTGEFNGVKTPEDTIDVIHDLGGLALIPHPFDYLRSGVGLKIRELKPDLIEVYNSGMLTPFGNRLAQYYVKNTSYGITAGSDAHIVGELGSAYTLVEEGSVDDILSSLVKTRKKYVGRLSPPHWLLLRKIRSKLR
- the ftsZ gene encoding cell division protein FtsZ; the encoded protein is MRSLIEDALAHARYEEKTTPVKEAGNARIVVVGTGGGGNNTINRLLTLGIHGAECIAINTDRQHLDFIKAHRKILIGEMITRGLGAGGYPEVGAAAADESRDAIKAALQDSDLVFIAAGMGGGTGTGSAPIIAEIAKDCGAIVVGVVTMPFHVEKARIEKAKVGLEKLQKYADTVVVIDNNRLLEIAPNLPIDKAFCVADEVLANMVKGITETITLPSLINLDYADVRTIMTNGGVALVGLGEASSAEIGSESSSFSSQRSPNINKFKLAGRSRAEIAVKNALNTPLLEVDYEGATGALIHVVGGEDLTLEEANYVAKIVTDKMDPNAMVIWGARVDPQMNGVLRVMLILTGVKSPQILGNSRRERTEITKNHSAKPSNYSSTFTGTDLSVDSFDLGLDRIE
- the tgtA gene encoding tRNA guanosine(15) transglycosylase TgtA, whose product is MVFEIIERDLMGKIGRIKTKSGYIETPALLPVVNPLKLTIPPNELKANFKVPAIITNAYILRKNCGESVISRGVHEFLDFKGPIMTDSGAYQLLVYGAVDITSEEIIRFQELINADICVFLDTPTGSGVNYKTARQTVDETLRRARECIEIKSKEGVLWVGPIQGGEFIDLVEESSRRMGELPFDIYAIGSPTKFLEQYNYSKIVEMIAAAKRNLPLNKPVHLFGAGHPMVFPLAIALGCDIFDSASYALYAEGDRYITSHGTRRLSELRDVICTCPVCAKHTPDELLQMGKNLRTKLLAEHNLHAILNEVNNIKCAIREGRLWEYLELNSRSHPSLYEAFKLLKKYQAYLEKGTPTSKKRALLWLSDETVNRPEIKRHLERLINTRIPWQPEVLILVAEPKNKPFNKSKLFNQLLNTIIEKDVVLKNIQIAILSKMFGLIPLEIEEYYPLSQHLTPTTISETQLNLIKDNLIKCIEKNYFKKIILLNDENQYGEALINLLLYMKSENKISDFKVFTLNRSDRLAREDLLKLKTILTESVKEC